In Girardinichthys multiradiatus isolate DD_20200921_A chromosome 10, DD_fGirMul_XY1, whole genome shotgun sequence, the sequence atttgttaaaaaactttgacacatccaataaatttcattccacttcacgattttatctcacttgttgattcttcacaaaaaattcaaattttatatatttatgtttgaagcctgaaatttTGTCAAGAGGTTGACCatttcaagggggccgagtactttcgcaaggcactgtattccCCAAGATAACAgaaagtcatggattactaattaCAAGTTCCTAGACACTACATAAACATCTCACATAAAaggtttgatttatttcagtctcctgtttgaaaataaaagctactgcaataaaaggtgAAGTTACTGTAAGGCTTTTTACGTATTTTTTACAAGGGTGCCGATAAATATGGGGGTTGCTGTACGTGATACAGACTTTTTTTTGTCAGAGTGAGGGAGTGATGTcaagaaatatgttttattttatcctgttccaaaatcattttcctttttaatttcaATGTTTCAGGTTTTATGATTTTCGGAAGGgatttcagattttgatttgtttgatcAATCTTCAGAGTAATCTGTTCTTAAATATTATATTCTCTATGATAATACATGGAAGAACATGAACCAGTGGACCATTTGATAGAGTAttcagtgtttgtttctttATGATTTTTAGCAATCTAGGTTTATCCATTAAACAGAGCCCCATATTATTGTTTAGGGCAATAAATTGTTTCTCAAtaagaaactgtttttattagtaatgcttttatttccaaaataatCTATTTCAGCAAACCAATCAGAAATAACTTACAGCATATatacaaaacaatatattttctgCTGTTGAAGATCTGTTCAATTCTACTACATTCATTAAATTGTCATTGATGtcattgcatttttgtttttttttgttttctccgTGAGAAAAGGTTGAtgtggttttattttcagtgcTGAATTAACTGTAACTTTTTCTATCGTTTGTCCTGAAAGTTGTGAAAAGTCAGGTTTGTAGGAGAGCTTCGGAAAAGGACGCAGTCAGTGTAGAATCCTTGTAAAGATGCGATGAAATATTCTTCATGGCGTTATCGATGATCCTCACTGGCCGGACATCATTCTGACAAACTCTACAAAGAAAAGCAAGACGGTTTTATTATGTGAAGCCCTGAAAGGATTACGTTTACCCAAAGCATACTGATGCTAGTGTACCTTCAAAATCTACCGTTCCATCTCCATTATCATCTGCCTCTTTCACTATGGCGTCGATCTCTCTGCGACTCATGTGTTCTCCCATCAGCTTGTTCATGGCCGCGCGTAACTCATCTGTTGTGATCTCTCCGTCTCCATCCATGTCGAACTAAACAAGCAGAGAACAAGACGAGAAGGTCAGAGAGCTCAAAACAAAATCCGAGAGACTTCCTCGTCATTTCTTTCAGTTTCACCTCTTTGAAGGCGTCTTTGAGCTCCTTCATGCCGATCATCCCGGCGGTCTCTGCCAGGAGCTTTGGGGCCATCAATTCTACAAAGTCCTCAAAGTCGACTCTGCCTCCAACTACAGAGGAAGGAGTTTTTAGCAAATACGTTTTCGGTTATAAGCATTTTGTTACACACTATCTATAACCACACATACTATATGTGTTTCATCTACTAACTGAAAATACGGACATTGAGATTTGGAGGGGACTCACGGTTCATGTTGATGTTCTGGCTAAGTTCAATCAGCTCCATCTCAGTTGGCATGTAGCCCATTGTCCTCATTAGGTTCCCCAGATCCTTGCAGCTGATCAGCCCATCCTTGTCTTTGTCGAACTCGTTGAAAGCATCTCGCAGCTCTGCAAAAGTCCATATACACAGAAATATGAATGTGAGAAATGCAACAAGAACAAAGAACATATTTGTGTCAGAAACAAGCAGGTTGAAGAGGCAAAAGTGTGAAAGTAGAGATGCACAAAGACATCAGCTGGTGACTGGAATCCAGTAATTGTTTTCAGTCTGATGGACTGTAACCGGCGATTGGCCAGTCGGAAACCCAAAAATCCGATCTTTTTCTGATCATTGAACATACCATACCTAACCTGGTCACGCTAACAACAACACACTTTGGTGTGAAACTTGTTACTGAAGGAAGAAGACTCAACCTTAGCCACTTTTCGGCACCAGTAAAGTGATTATGACTCAAGTCAGATGAAACTGTATTTTTCTATGACATCCCTGTGGTTCACTCAGGCtgtgagagagtgagagagagcaatACTTCCAACAGATACCAGCAAAGCAAATAGAGAAAAACcagttggaaataaaaaaaaatgcaaacttttCCTGCTCCACACCTAAGCTTTACCAGATCACTGTCCCAACAATACTCCTCAGTGCGGATGTAGTTACTGAAAGAAGAAGACTCAAAGCTTGCTATTGTCTGTTCCAGTGTTAAAGTACAGTATTATGAGAAGATatttaaacagcaaaaatattttctacgGCATTTCTAGAAATATCTGTGGTTCAATCAGGCTGTGAGAGAGCgggagagagcaagactttcagcagatgtCAGGAACGGTGAGTATAGTACAGCAAAGTTACTCTGTTTTATCCTTGTGAGTTTTTAACTTATGTGGAGAATTAAGGTGAAGGTCTACGCTCAGTATGGAATACACATGGAGGCTGCTGTTTCTGCATTGCTTACCTTTGTAATTGCTCATTTTAGAGGCTAAAGGcagtttaaaaagtcaaatgcaatcatttcatttttgtttatttaaacagtCAATGACTCAAGGCAGAAAAGCAAAGATTTACAAAACCTGAGTAAAAATAGAGAAAATTTGGATTTTTGCATTTTCTAGTAAAAGCCTGTGAGGAGCAATTAGTATTGAACTTACCGTCAATTTCATCTTCAGCCAGCTCTCTTGActgcataaagaaaaaaaaatcaggctCAGTGTAAAATTGgattcagtaaaaagaaacCACAACAACACAAGTTCAGTATGAAGTCTAATAAAATGCGATAGCTGAAACACATTCAGAAAGGAAATTCACCACCAAACTATTCAGCAAACCCTGAACATAGcctagaatttaaaaaaatccctaTAAGAAGCAGATTAAAACTGATGGATGTTCTGATGTTGTGGATTTACACATAGATTATGGACTTCCTATCCTATAGTAGATGCAGATAGCAGATGCAGAATTTCTGTCTGCATTTAACACGCACTGGGTTATAATCCTGCCAGCcttttgcagatgtttgcaAACATCCCAACCAGAAAGAAACTTTCTTTCATACTCACAATGTTTTTGCCTCCTCGCAAGAAAATGCACGCAGCACCGAAGCTCATTTCTGTGGGAGGAATTAAGTTTAACTGATTATAACACctcatatattttaataaaaagttgaaaaaattgaaaaaagatGATGCGTATATTAGTTATCTGCATTTTCTGGGAGATCTCAACTATTTTAACCAAAGTTGGAAAGTGTCTTACCTTCTTCTGGTGATTTCTGCTCATCAGTTGAATGCGTCTCACATGAAGCCCTGGCCTGAGCTGAAACCTGCAGAGCATCAGGCACCTTCTTTTCCTTCCCGCTCTTCCTCCTGGACTCGGAGCCGTCCCTCTTCAGCCAAGACAGCTTTGCCTCTCAGCGTGCAGCGACCTGGCTCAGTCTGGTGTGCCTGCTGCTGATGCTCAGAGGTTTGTGCGAGCTGGGGTGTGGCTGCATCCAGGGATGTATGAATgtaagaggaagaggagggggaggagTCAGTGGCgtgtctggaggaagacaggaGAAAACATGATGCCCTGGTTTCCAGCTGAGGGGAGAAATCACTTTATTAAGTAATACTGCAGTCTGACCTGTGAGAAAATAGGAAATGTGGAGGAATACATCTGTCATTTGTTTATTGTAAgttatttaaacagattttatgaAGCAACATGTTTAGCTTATTTCCTGCTTCTAGTAAActcaaaatgcaattaaaacataatgcattaaaaatgtattcaattcATCGAAAATTTATGAAGCATTTCAGAATTACCTCGTTAAAATGTTTgttcgtttttcttttttcatttttcagagGCAGGTGACATTTACAcacattaaatgtatttttttttttattcacagtttCTAAAAGATATTTTGGCTCAAAGAACTTAAGTAATTAACCTGACTTTTCAGAGAAGGCTGGTTAAAACATCTACAGCTACCTCGCTCTGCATTTATTGGCCCCTCTGTGAAAAGATGTGAAAGAGCCTTAAATTAAATTCATCCTGTAACGCAGGATCCTGCACACCGTGTGTGTTGGCAGCATGAAACTGGGTTCTCAACCAGTCTTGTTTGTTACACCTCCaactattttaaactttttcttaTAGATGTGACTGGAGGTATGCACAAGCATGGCCGAGCAGCTATTTTGAGTACCCTTACTTGAAAGGCacgttctcttgtctttcccattttgaggaGTCCAAGAGAACTGGGACATATTAATTCCTCAGAGAAACAGAAATTAATagattactaattaaaagttaATATTAAAAAGTGTTTCATTTATATCTATTTTTGCAGTTGTTTAGAGTGTCTATTTAAATCATCCCCTGATTGCAAGACATgcaatcattaaaaaaagaaaaaagtctaTGGGCCCCCCTAAAACTTCAGGGCCCTGGGCAACTGCCCCTGTAAATCTTTTCTAAAGTTTGACCCAGGATGTAGGACCTAAACACACGCAGAAGGCAGGCAGGATCATGAAGGCAAGTCAAGGCAAGAGAGGAACACAAGGAGCACAAGAGGGACAGCAACATGGTGAGGATAACAACAGGAACCATAATGGGGACAACAGAGTTTTGAAATACTGGAACAATGACTGCTGGAGTAAGGAACAGGTGAGTGAAATCACCTGAATGTGTTACATGAACTAAGGAACTGAGAGAGAAAGACTACAAACACAGCAGGGAAAATGTCTGATCAGCATAAATACCGAGAAACAGGCAAAAATAGAACgataacaaaacacaagaaaGCACTACAGGAACCAAAAAGAACTAAACAAACTgtgaaaacaacataaaactgaaacaaatttaattttgtAGATTATGACAGCTGTAGACCAATCATAAAAATCAACTGAATATTTaacacaaacatgtttgtttgtattATGATGTTTCTTTGGGTTCTTaaacatttgaataaaattCGTAGCAACTAAAGAAGCTTAACTATCTACAGCCTTAGACTTtacatgtttttgctgatatgtgtcaccataaataaacaaaagctTATGAGGATCTTCCTCCTTTTAGAGACAATAATGTAAATCAGATCTTGGATGTATTAAAGGGTCACAGGccctgacattttttttatcctaTTGTGCGATAATCTGCCACAGTGTTTGTAAGGGTTCCCAGCTCATACCCAAAGGTCAGACAGCATGTTCTGCAACCGAGATGTTCACACCGACCTGTCTGAGCTAAGACTTGGACTCACCATGATTTGCAAGTCGTTTGCGGTGAACATCTTCCCTTTTGTGGCTGCCTCCTCTGTTATGTCATTTCATCTAAAATCTGTTTGTATAAGAAGCTTAAAGGGCTGCACCATGCAAACGGAGACTAATAACAGTTTATTATCtgctgttttttgctttttttttttaagtgggcCAGTTGAGCAGATTATGCAAGGCTAAATCCCCAGCTGTGAAAGGATGTCTGTGGAACAGAGGGCTGGCGGTTTATGAGTGACAGAGAACTAAGAAGAATGGAGGGACTTGGTATGCAACTTGGTGGTAAAGGGTTTAGGATCAGTTTAATTCTGGGAATGAGAGAGGCAGTGAAAGGTCAAACAGGAGCATATGATTGGGTGTATAGAGttacatcacataaaataagttTGAAAGGTTTAGAAGGGAATAATTTACTGTTTTACAGCAGCTGTTTGGATTTTGTGGTGTAACGCTGACGGTGACTAGCTGAGCATGAAGAATAACAAAGGTAAATTGGGACACCTTTGTTTTGTGTGCATATCCTATCTGCTGAAATGCCAAAACATGCAGATTACACCTTGTGGATTACATAAACGAACTCTAATCCAAGCAAGTTGTATGTGTTATTATGCTGGCGTGTGTCTTAGATCATTTCCCATCaaatcagtctgacagatgGGAAAATACAGAATCCGTCAACGAGACAGGATTTGCCTTTAAATCTTCCTAACTAGTCACGAAGGTAATCCAAAGacccatttaaaacaaattaataaattatgaTGTCTCGCATTATGCAACAGCAGGGCGGTATAGTGTCTTCATTCCTTCTGAGTAAACGTTACGTAATAATCTGTTTTTCCGATATACAGGACATTtttggaaaatggatggatgcatggccGGATTTATGTTCGGATGAGCTGAAGGTGCACTGGTCCATCACATCATCAGATGGAAACATTAGAAGCAGCCTATACATTTTGTTATCTTATACTATATAGGCAAGCTTAGTGAATAATGGAGACTTGTGAACAGAGGAGAGACAGCACTCTGGACCTTATACATGTAACAGTCATATTTAATCAATTACAATATGcgttctgatgaggctcgtttgtcagattaaaagaacCTTCTGAAAATATCAACCTTTAAGtaggtattaaacatatttttcctgAAGCCCGCATTTATGTATTGAAAACGTTTTTTCTATTGgtctaatattctaatcttaaatgtcgtgttttcattggctgtaagtggaaaatcatcataattaacagaaataaaggttttaaaacatcagtttagataatgtgttttactgtatGAATTCAGTTACTGaacaaaatgaactttttaataatattgtaatttattgataATGACTGTAATTATAAAAGCCTCACTCAGTGGGTTTTACCTCTTTGTGTAACTGAAGGCTCCCTCTGGAGCCTCACCTCATGCTTCACCCACAGGAATATTGGTGCTTCCTCCAGTTCCTGTCTTCCCTGTCTCCGGAAACCTGGAAGAGAAGCTCCAGTTTCCTGATTCCCGTTCTCCCGTTCCATATCAAGCCTCTTCTAATCAGCCCTCTGATCTCTTCCTGCTAAAGAGGGATTTggattattgctttattgtcataTCTCTGTAtatattgtaaataaatcacttaTGGcgcttttccactggctctatttggccctactcgactccactGGGCTCACTTTGCGAGTGtttccattattgtttttccgtaccggtacctagttttttggtccctgctcctgagcaggtacaacCGGGCCTGattagggactacatgtgacgtgaacagactgctgttcactgattggccattgGACCAGGaaaaatgagaaggttttccaaGAGGTAGCGCTGGGAAAAGTTAGTGAAACTCGAGAGCAACAACTAAAACATTAAGGACCACATTTGCCAAatcgaaatataattttactatttgcAAATTATAAACCATGCGGGAAGGCTGGAGCctggaggaaaagaaaaatgacatgtcagctttctgaattacacacaggtagggggcgctgtatttaataacatccaataccagctgatcacacataaaatcagctgtacAGACGCACAAACAATATCACCATGACACAGCgtgtttggttcagaaatttatttaagGTTCTTAagcgaaccagcgtctgcaggaggagggagcaggcagagagcagctgcctgtaatcagacgACCTTCTTTGGATTACATTGGAGGAAGAGCCGCTGAATCCATGGAGCACGAATAttcaatatccaacctaaaactaacttcaccacgGTCAGAAGTCTGCATTTTTGcgttttaaagtccttgtcctcgatattgccatggctgagacaaagtCTTCCTCATGAAGCCCAGAATTGTGACTtgttcaggcaaactttggagcttcatcatcttctctctgcttctcctgccacatccccctcacatcagaacccctgagccttattttataagttctggttGGGCTgaggtccagataattatcccagtggatcattttatacataaaaaacatgtataaGACATCCTTGCATAtacaatacaaacattatttgtatgtTGTTTATCTATGTTagtattttctatttaattatttcttttttatcattacatgcagattactttaatgtaacAATGTAACACAGTAATGTTAATATTGGCACAGTGCACTGCACTGATGGATAGAGCTTCAGCTGCCAGAGCTCTATCTGTCAGTGTGTCAGTGGAAACAACAGTGGAGCAACACCGCCTAaaacaagccagtggaaaaggggcaatactCTGTGTTTCTTGTTTTGTGTGTCAGAAGGttaaacatgacacttccttaTGGTGTTAACAGCTTGCACAAAACTTGTGGGTGTCAACTCCTCATTGACTGACAATAAGCATTAAAAAAACTGGTTTGGTGAGCAGTGCTAGTGCTGCCCCTCCAGGCCATGCTGCGCTGAACAGTGAGCCTTATTGAACATACCTAAAATTGCTACTGTGTTATATGGATATTCAGCAACTCAATGATTTTTGCTTGTATTGTAAGAGcaataaaaactgaagaaattgtTTCTGGATCACTATTTAGGCATTATAAAGTTCCCATCCATAACGAAGAAATCAATCAGGTACTGTTATATAAATACTTGGTCATGTTGTCTTGGAAAAACCACAATAAAGTGGTGTGTAAAAAGACAAAacgaaacaaaacaaatatatttcctACCTGAGGTCCTTCAGAGCAAGTAAAGaagttttttttgctttatacCTCAGTAAAAGAAcacaatagaatagaaatagaaatatcctttattgtcccagaGTGGAGAAATTCATATGTACCAGCAggaaagtgaaaggcaaatagAAGCATGCAGGTACAAACAAAGGTAAAAACggagaaaaaaagacaagaagaaTACAAGGCTGTACAGTAAATGATAATTTacaacaaaggaaaaaaaacactttatagttattaaaattaGCATGCTCAGattaaatgtgcaactgagtagggtgatttaaaaaattttcaaatgtcCATTTGTGCATAAAAAGCACAAACAAAAGACTATTTtggaaatgtgaaaaaactgttcaaatagCAGGGATGTAAAAACGTTTTGAGCTTGatgggagcagtgatggttataaagtccAACTGCTGCTGTGAGGAAGAACCTGTGATTACGCTCCtatgtgcacctaggatgcagcagtctgtcataTATTATATCACATGGTAAAAACGTCTGACCATTGCTCAGAAATCAAAAACGGCCTCATCAATTAAAAATCTGCTCTAAGATTTTAGACCACCCAGTTGAAAAATTTTATAAATCTTCCTACCAGCAAGTCTGCTTTGATGCCTATTATACATCAAATAACACTgaatagggctgcacggtggcgcagttggtagcactgttgccttgctgcaagaaggtcctgggttcaattcctggccgtGGGTCTTTCTACATagagttttcatgttctccccgtgcatgcgtgggttctcactgggtactctggcttcctcccacagtccaaagacatgccagttaggttaattggtcactctaaattgcccttaggtgtgtgaatgagtgtgtgcatggttgtttgtgtgttgccctgcaatggactggtgacctgtccagggtgtacgccgcctctcgcccatagactgctggagataggcaccagctcccccacgacccactatggaataagcggtagaaaatgactgactaacacTGAATAGAGCTTTCAATCCATCCAGTAAATTTCCTTCTGCATCCAAAGTATTACTCCTTGTTTTCTTCTTGCAGGTGGAAAATCTTAACAGTTCTTACCAAACAAAGAGCTGAGCTTGGCCTTTGTCCTGGAGGGGACTGTTTCTTCACCttaacacagagaaaaaaacacaacgaccacgagaaataaaataaacaagtaatatatgacattattattattatgcataGTTATTGTTAGTGTCTGACTTATTTGGATTTCCTCTATAATCTCATTAAATGTAACCTTTATAGTTATATCGTTTTAAGTCTATTTCTACAGCACATTTTTAACAGCTGCTGTTTAGGCATAATAAAACAAAGGGAAAATTTAACTCTCACACTAAATTAGAAATAGGTGAGTTTGAATGGCTATGGATGAGATTTAGAAAAAGTCATTGGCAAAGCCCGACCAGGATGCAAGGGCAGTTGGTTGGATTACTGAGACGCTGTGGCTGCAAAGGCCCCATCTCCTCTGTGCAGTCAAAAACCTCAGAAGAATCTATCTGTAGATCTGAGTTACTTGGAGGATAAATGGGGATGCAGGAGATCAGAAATAGGAGTtcgtaaaatgttttatatgtcAGCAGTAAAGCTTTACAATCAATCCTAAAAGCAGGGGATAACCTTTCAAGtaaatagggcaggtaatctgACTAAATATACAATGAATACATTGGTCAACCTGGGATTTAATAAAGCTTGGATCACCCTTTCACAGTTATTTAATGACAAAAAGGATTTCAGTTTAGGTGAAAGCCTGAGTTGTAAAAATACTCTGTTTACTACCAGGGACATGAATGTCATATAATATTTGGgctttttacaatttattttaaccatttttctcCATGGTAAAAATACCATACACCAATtaacttaaattatttaaaaaaaaaaacattcatttatttagaaTTGTCTCCAATCTATACAGGGTTAAAATTGTACATACATGCTCAAATAAATACTTAGACATCCACTCATGCTGGGACAAATGTCTCTTTTCAAGTTTCACAGAAACAATAGGCTTTTGGTGGCCATCAGGAAACATCTGGCTGGATTTTTGACCTCTCTtatcaaaatataatttatttaaactggTTAGTTTACAGGCAGGATCCCAGGATTTTAAGTATAATCCACAAATTCCTAGGGTTGAGTTTGCAGGCCTCCTAGAAACCTAAAGTTAGCCTGTCTTTTCTAGTTCCAAACCAGTTTGGATGTGCAGTATGAACTGAGATAACACAGACCAGAATTATACACAATATAtacagtatttatttgttttgtttttcaatcaAATATGAGttccttatacaggtccttctcaaaatattagcatattgtgataaagttcattattttccataatgtcatgatgaaaatttaacattcatatattttagattcattgcacactaactgaaatatttcaggtcttttattgtcttaatacggattattttggcatacagctcatgaaaaccccaaattcctatctcacaaaattagcatatcattaaaagggtctctaaacgagctatgaacctaatcatctgaatcaacgagttaactctaaacacctgcaaaagattcctgaggcctttaaaactcccagcctggttcatcactcaaaaccccaatcatgggtaagactgccgacctgactgctgtccagaaggccactattgacactctcaagcaagagggtaagacacagaaagaaatttctgaacgaataggctgttcccagagtgctgtatcaaggcacctcagtgggaagtctgtgggaaggaaaaagtgtggcagaaaacgctgcacaacgagaagaggtgaccggaccctgaggaagattgtggagaagggccgattccagaccttgggggacctgcggaagcagtggactgagtctggagtagaaacatcgagagccaccgtgcacaggcgtgtgcaggaaatgggctacaggtgccgcattccccaggtcaagccactttttaaccagaaacagcggcagaagcgcctgacctgggctacagagaagcagcactggactgttgctcagtggtccaaagtacttttttcggatgaaagcaaattctgcatgtcattcggaaatcaaggtgccagagtctggaggaagactggggagaaggaaatgccaaaatgccagaggtccagtatcaagtacccacagtcagtgatggtctggggtgccgtgtcagctgctggtgttggtccactgtgttttatcaagggcagggtcaatgcagctagctatcaggagattttggagcacttcatgcttctatctgctgaaaagctttatggagatgaagatttcatttttcagcacgacctggcacctgctcacagtgccaaaaccactggtaaatggtttactgaccatggtatcactgtgctcaattggcctgccaactctcctgacctgaaccccatagagaatctgtgggatattgtgaagagaacgttgagagactcaagacccaacactctggatgagctaaaggccgctatcgaagcatcctgggcctccataagacctcagcagtgccacaggctgattgcctccatgccacgccgcattgaagcagtcatttctgcaaaaggattcccgaccaagtattgagtgcataactgtacatgattatttgaaggttggcattttttgtattaaaaacacttttcttttattggtcggatgaaatatgctaattttgtgagataggaattttgggttttcatgagctgtatgccaaaatcatccgtattaagacaataaaagacctgaaatatttcagttagtgtgcaatgaatctaaaatataggaatgttaaattttcatcatgacatcatggaaaataatgaactttatcacaatatgctaatattttgagaaggacctgtatatatatttgtgtgtaATGGTTCGATGATTTCTTCTCGGCCACATGGGGATACTGTCATTGGACACCCGCCTGCTTCTCAAGCCCCGAAGAAGAGCTCTTCCGTTTTCCTCTCGGCTCCCGCCCCGCTCCGCCATCATGAAGTCCTGAACAAAAACGGACGAGAGCCGAGTAAAATGGGGATACCACGGAGCGGAGAGGAAGCTCGCCGATGGCGTTAGCGAAATGTCAGTACGAATCGAGGAACGGAGCGGAGTGGCGGGTTTTAAATGAGCCAGTGTCCTGCTGAACGACGTCCTCTATCTGCTCCTGGCGTTGACGTTTTTCGGCTAGCAGCGGTGCTAGCAGCATCCCGAAGCCTTGGCCCTGATTTTTCGCCCCGTTATTCTCCGGTAGACAGCTCCGTTTGTGGGTTAGCTGGCAGGCGTCAGTCAGCCTAGACTGACTGACACCTCCC encodes:
- the cabp5a gene encoding calcium-binding protein 5a; protein product: MSFGAACIFLRGGKNISRELAEDEIDELRDAFNEFDKDKDGLISCKDLGNLMRTMGYMPTEMELIELSQNINMNLGGRVDFEDFVELMAPKLLAETAGMIGMKELKDAFKEFDMDGDGEITTDELRAAMNKLMGEHMSRREIDAIVKEADDNGDGTVDFEEFVRMMSGQ